One genomic segment of Desulfonatronovibrio magnus includes these proteins:
- a CDS encoding DUF3536 domain-containing protein, whose translation MSHLCIHGHFYQPPRFDPWLDEVLPEASAAPFHNWNQRIDRESYAPLAYARRMDSQGYVFNIINCYEYISFNFGPTLLSWMERHSPDTYARILEGDRKSIQHFGHGNAMAQAYHHIIMPLSTDHDRNIEISWSIADFEHRYQRKPEGMWVGETAVCTDTLEALAAAGIKFTILAPRQAESVAPLDSDDWRRIDEGTLDTDQPYLIQLPSGNEISVFFYDGPLSQAVAFEKLLRDGGGFWHRLTSRKTTAMLSLATDGESYGHHFKFGEMALAYALEQALKDDSPLQLTNYASYLAENPPTMKVRIWEKSSWSCVHGVERWRDDCGCTDGGHPDWNQRWRRPLRRSLNLLKYYLDEHYRYKGPDYFKDPQQALLDYGQCLCSALTRDDFIARHQVKNLDESQKVNALKLLEMQRVGLASFASCAWFFDEVSRIEPLNALSYALRGLEMMQDLDGLDVEEQFLEVLEEAFSNDQRLGDGREVWRKLVKPRKIGPTQLAVVGISLGRDREFMSFPGMDFSVQKSDGQVELSYKWNKTGETSKATFTLKDNKNCVCPSVFSDEDRVMSLNMLDRRLRDYILRVLEKDAELQIWSVAAEHGARLEPFLICPFEEGQSVPLAGSGAAGPGIIQYFLSLNDAAEDFEKYWSEVIKYNPYIKQLLEQRVTKILDNLTDKDEPDWGRAANLASRSVRLGVFPDLFAVQNRLWESRNQIDHDILRQLFIRQG comes from the coding sequence ATGTCACATCTTTGTATTCATGGACACTTTTACCAGCCTCCGAGGTTTGATCCCTGGCTTGACGAAGTATTGCCCGAGGCCAGTGCAGCGCCTTTTCACAATTGGAACCAGCGTATTGACCGTGAATCATACGCTCCCCTGGCCTATGCCAGGAGAATGGATTCCCAGGGGTATGTATTCAACATAATTAATTGTTATGAATATATCAGTTTTAATTTTGGACCCACCCTGCTCAGCTGGATGGAAAGACACAGTCCGGATACATATGCCAGAATCCTTGAAGGCGACCGGAAAAGTATCCAGCACTTTGGTCATGGCAATGCCATGGCTCAAGCCTATCATCATATCATTATGCCCCTGTCCACTGATCATGACCGCAATATTGAAATCAGCTGGTCAATAGCTGACTTTGAACATAGATATCAGCGTAAGCCTGAAGGCATGTGGGTGGGCGAAACTGCAGTATGTACCGACACCCTGGAAGCTCTTGCTGCAGCGGGCATTAAATTTACCATCCTGGCCCCGAGACAGGCTGAATCTGTAGCTCCCTTGGACAGTGATGACTGGCGCAGGATTGATGAAGGTACCCTGGATACTGACCAGCCATATCTAATCCAGCTTCCCTCAGGTAATGAAATCAGTGTATTTTTTTACGATGGTCCTCTTTCCCAGGCAGTGGCATTTGAAAAACTTCTGCGAGATGGAGGGGGTTTCTGGCACAGGCTGACTTCCAGAAAAACAACAGCCATGCTGAGCCTGGCTACTGATGGTGAATCGTATGGTCATCACTTCAAGTTTGGAGAGATGGCTCTGGCTTATGCTCTGGAGCAGGCTCTCAAGGATGACAGTCCTTTGCAGCTGACTAATTATGCATCATATCTTGCCGAGAATCCACCCACCATGAAAGTCAGGATTTGGGAGAAATCATCGTGGAGTTGTGTTCATGGTGTTGAAAGGTGGCGAGATGACTGCGGATGCACTGATGGCGGGCACCCTGATTGGAACCAGAGGTGGCGCAGACCGTTGCGCAGGTCACTGAACCTGCTCAAGTATTACCTTGATGAGCATTACAGATACAAGGGGCCTGACTATTTCAAGGACCCACAACAGGCACTGCTTGATTATGGGCAATGCCTTTGCTCAGCCCTGACCAGGGATGATTTTATCGCCCGTCACCAGGTTAAAAATCTTGATGAATCCCAGAAGGTCAATGCTTTGAAGCTTCTGGAAATGCAGAGAGTTGGCCTGGCCAGTTTTGCCAGCTGCGCGTGGTTTTTTGATGAAGTATCCAGGATTGAGCCCCTCAATGCTTTGAGTTATGCCTTGAGAGGCTTGGAGATGATGCAGGATCTTGATGGACTGGATGTGGAAGAGCAGTTTCTTGAAGTCCTGGAAGAGGCCTTTTCCAATGATCAGCGCCTTGGAGATGGCAGAGAAGTCTGGCGTAAGCTTGTCAAACCCAGAAAAATAGGCCCGACCCAGCTTGCGGTGGTGGGCATAAGCCTGGGACGTGACAGGGAATTCATGAGCTTTCCAGGTATGGATTTTTCAGTACAGAAAAGTGATGGTCAGGTTGAGCTGAGTTATAAGTGGAATAAAACCGGTGAAACCAGTAAAGCCACCTTTACTTTGAAGGACAATAAGAACTGTGTCTGCCCATCTGTTTTTTCAGATGAAGACCGGGTGATGTCTCTTAATATGCTTGACAGAAGGCTCAGAGATTATATTTTACGCGTTCTGGAAAAAGACGCTGAATTACAGATCTGGTCTGTTGCAGCTGAACATGGGGCCAGGCTTGAACCTTTTCTCATCTGTCCCTTTGAAGAAGGACAATCTGTACCCCTGGCCGGTTCAGGAGCTGCAGGTCCGGGAATTATCCAGTACTTTTTGAGCCTTAATGATGCAGCAGAAGATTTCGAAAAATACTGGTCCGAGGTGATTAAGTATAATCCATACATAAAGCAGCTGCTTGAACAAAGGGTGACTAAAATTTTAGACAACCTGACAGATAAGGATGAGCCGGACTGGGGACGTGCTGCCAACCTCGCGTCAAGATCTGTTAGACTTGGCGTATTTCCAGATCTTTTTGCAGTGCAGAACAGGCTATGGGAGTCACGAAATCAGATTGATCATGATATTTTGAGACAACTATTTATAAGGCAGGGTTAA
- a CDS encoding lipopolysaccharide kinase InaA family protein has product MGQKRFLADITSLISGCSPADPGLVPPLKKLRIIKHTPNLILTGELPSCSKSPRTQYVIKIFRHRGILSWIISPFKESKAFKSYKTAIRLVHSSLATPSPVIAVESRKLGFVTVSSYVTLAVDNCIVLRKFIKETCPKDPLCDEVLELLANYALDMHDNGIWHRDFNLSNFLLTGSPGSFELNIIDLNRAKYFSSLRIWHRALDLARLDLYQHQEKFFKMYCRDRFKFKTMLAIARLARSRRSLWRNFINKALPNRKKK; this is encoded by the coding sequence ATGGGGCAAAAGCGCTTCCTGGCAGACATAACCAGCCTGATCAGCGGCTGTTCGCCAGCAGATCCTGGCCTTGTCCCCCCCCTGAAGAAGCTCAGGATAATCAAGCACACACCCAACCTTATCCTGACAGGTGAACTTCCTTCCTGCTCTAAAAGTCCGCGTACTCAGTACGTAATAAAAATATTCAGGCACCGGGGCATCCTGTCCTGGATAATCAGCCCGTTCAAAGAGTCCAAGGCGTTTAAGTCTTACAAAACCGCCATCCGCCTGGTTCATAGCAGCCTTGCAACACCCAGTCCCGTTATTGCAGTTGAGTCAAGAAAGCTCGGTTTTGTAACCGTTAGCAGTTATGTAACCCTGGCTGTTGATAATTGCATCGTTCTCAGAAAGTTTATTAAAGAGACCTGCCCAAAAGATCCTCTGTGTGATGAAGTGCTTGAACTGCTGGCAAATTATGCCTTGGACATGCACGATAACGGGATATGGCACCGGGATTTCAATTTGAGCAATTTTTTGCTTACAGGAAGTCCGGGCAGTTTTGAGCTGAATATCATTGACCTTAACCGGGCAAAATACTTTTCCAGTCTAAGGATCTGGCATAGAGCCCTGGACCTGGCCAGGCTGGATTTGTACCAGCACCAGGAAAAGTTTTTCAAGATGTACTGCCGTGACCGATTTAAATTTAAGACAATGCTGGCCATAGCCCGCCTGGCCAGGTCAAGACGGAGCCTGTGGCGCAATTTCATCAACAAGGCACTTCCCAACCGCAAAAAAAAGTAA
- a CDS encoding acyl-CoA thioesterase gives MQNPSSNFPVPETWHPHRVSYGETDAMGVVYYANYLHWFEISRSQYIRDRGISYARIEEQGIYLPVTSAYCRYFRPARFDDLIYIRAGISNWRRASFTFDYEVTCEDKKVVLTAGQTGHACVNTRGKPVKVPDWLRAMCEKVD, from the coding sequence TTGCAAAATCCTTCTTCCAATTTTCCAGTGCCTGAAACCTGGCATCCACACCGGGTATCTTACGGTGAAACCGATGCCATGGGAGTTGTTTATTATGCCAACTATCTGCACTGGTTTGAAATATCGCGCAGCCAGTATATAAGAGATCGGGGAATAAGCTATGCCCGCATAGAAGAACAGGGCATCTATCTTCCGGTAACCAGTGCATACTGCCGCTACTTTCGCCCGGCTCGCTTTGATGACCTGATCTATATCAGGGCAGGCATCAGCAACTGGCGCAGGGCTTCGTTTACTTTTGATTACGAGGTGACTTGTGAAGACAAAAAGGTGGTTCTAACTGCAGGGCAGACAGGCCATGCCTGCGTCAATACCAGAGGCAAACCAGTTAAAGTTCCTGACTGGTTAAGGGCAATGTGTGAAAAGGTGGACTGA
- the rdgC gene encoding recombination-associated protein RdgC produces the protein MGILSSSASITRYRIVQDIPDDFLTEVPERLIKHKFRDIDHTADERSFGWTSFDDMLDMNWNSSTPHKGHYLAFALRLDTRRIPPAVLKKHLRLALDQARQELEAKGQKFISRDQKKEIKENVQIKLFAKTLPIPAVFDVVWDTSNNFIYLASTSPKIRELFLDLFNATFELHLEQRTAYFCALTGMDQGAKKQLDELEPVIYI, from the coding sequence ATGGGTATATTAAGTTCAAGCGCCAGCATTACGAGATACAGAATTGTCCAGGATATTCCGGATGACTTCTTGACAGAAGTACCTGAACGGCTGATCAAACATAAATTCAGGGATATTGATCACACTGCGGATGAAAGGAGTTTCGGCTGGACATCCTTTGATGATATGCTGGATATGAACTGGAATTCCAGCACGCCACACAAGGGCCATTATCTGGCTTTTGCACTGCGATTAGACACAAGGCGCATCCCGCCTGCTGTGCTGAAAAAACATCTGCGACTGGCCCTGGACCAGGCCAGACAGGAACTTGAAGCCAAAGGCCAGAAGTTTATTTCCCGGGATCAGAAAAAAGAAATCAAGGAAAATGTACAGATCAAGCTGTTTGCCAAAACCCTGCCCATTCCTGCTGTATTCGATGTAGTCTGGGACACTTCCAACAACTTTATTTATCTGGCTTCTACCAGTCCCAAAATCAGAGAACTCTTTCTTGATCTTTTCAATGCCACCTTTGAACTGCACCTTGAGCAGCGTACAGCATATTTTTGTGCTCTTACCGGTATGGATCAAGGAGCAAAAAAACAATTAGATGAACTTGAGCCTGTTATCTATATCTAA